From a single Aspergillus puulaauensis MK2 DNA, chromosome 2, nearly complete sequence genomic region:
- a CDS encoding putative mitotic spindle checkpoint protein (Mad2B) (COG:D;~EggNog:ENOG410PQU7;~InterPro:IPR036570,IPR003511;~PFAM:PF02301), which translates to MPIASESTTTTATMTTFSAPVTAPRSPHNQAALAASFTNFLTVSVHQILFLRSVYPRATFLPVRAYNYPVRQSRHPKVCDYINDASIAVGTEILKGTITAVSIIISSLRTNQPLERYAFDLSGFPRVPPGEVHTTFEDRMDDATKGVPTAQTVDLEAQFRACLARLASACARLTPLPRDDEFSFTVCIEVREDALPPAGTTTEEQTWIVAEPGKVHLRSCSAPYSVSKLRNGEPQQPPPRVSNGRAKTVPVRRVEAGELRLELWVEEARQKFNEPVDSEHPP; encoded by the coding sequence ATGCCTATAGCCAGTGAGAGCACCACCACGACGGCAACCATGACAACTTTTTCTGCCCCGGTCACCGCACCTCGGTCTCCCCATAATCAGGCTGCGTTGGCCGCTTCCTTCACAAATTTCCTCACCGTTTCTGTACACCAGATTTTATTCCTCCGATCGGTTTATCCACGAGCAACCTTTTTACCCGTCCGGGCGTACAACTATCCCGTCCGACAATCCCGCCATCCAAAGGTGTGCGATTACATAAACGACGCCTCAATTGCCGTCGGAACAGAAATATTAAAAGGCACAATTACAGCCGTCAGCATCATTATCTCCTCTCTACGCACAAATCAACCCCTCGAGCGATATGCCTTCGACCTGTCAGGGTTCCCTCGTGTGCCGCCCGGCGAGGTGCACACTACTTTCGAGGACAGAATGGACGATGCCACCAAGGGTGTCCCCACTGCCCAAACCGTCGATCTTGAGGCGCAATTCCGTGCTTGTCTCGCACGACTCGCGTCCGCTTGCGCCCGATTGACCCCTTTACCCCGTGATGATGAATTTAGTTTTACCGTCTGCATCGAAGTTCGTGAGGACGCTTTACCCCCTGCGGGGACTACAACAGAAGAACAGACCTGGATTGTGGCGGAACCAGGCAAGGTTCATCTCCGATCATGTTCGGCTCCATATTCCGTCTCGAAGCTGAGAAACGGTGAGCCGCAACAACCGCCTCCAAGAGTATCGAATGGTCGCGCCAAGACGGTGCCAGTACGTCGGGTAGAGGCTGGCGAACTTCGTCTAGAGTtatgggtggaagaggcaCGGCAGAAATTCAATGAACCGGTGGATTCAGAACATCCGCCATAA